The nucleotide sequence GTCGACAATGACGTTAATTTTTCTTCATTACGACCGCAAGCGAACACCTGATGTTGTTTACTTGCATAGGCATGAGCAAGTGCCTCACCGATACCGGATGTTGCCCCGGTAATTAATACGCTACTCATGTTACAGCTCGAGATTTAATCGCTTTGATTATTCTTCCGACCACAGGCACGTGCTCATAGAGCATTGCTCCAACGTCCAAATAGTCTCGATGAAAACAAACTTTTCCGTCTTTAGCTTTTAGCAAAGAGCTGCCTTCTACAATGACGACTCTACCGCGGTTTAATTGCGGATGAACAAACTCCATAGTCCAATAAATTGCCGCAGAATTTTCGTTATGAATAGCATTGTCAATGACAAAGCTGCAGCTCTGTAGGTTGGTGTAGAGCTGATCGAAATATTGCAGCAAATGATCAAGGCCCTTTATCGTATGCATTGGATCTGAAAATTCGATGTCTACGCTATAAATATCTTTTATCATCAACAAGTTCTTTGTATTTAGCTGTTGATAAATATCACAAAAATTAACCAACCAAGCTGGCTGTGTTAACTCACGAATACCAGTATTGGTTGCTTTAAGCATTGGCTCTTCATGAGCACTGTTTGGGACTGATTGTTTTAGCTTCACAGTAGCCACTAGTTAAATTCCTCATTTTAATACTTTAGCCTAAAAATCAACATAAATAGAGTAATTAATTTCACCAAAGTTATTTTAAATATTTGATTTGTAAAAACTTAGCGCATCTAGACGGGCAGTTTTATGTTCTACCAACGGCGACCAGTAACAGTTCAAATTATTTTGTTTAATGTATTTGTGAGGAAAGTGGATTTCTTTATCCGGAATTTCCTCAAGCTCTGGTATATATTTACGAATGAAATCTCCATTTGGATCAAATCTAGTGCTTTGAGTTATCGGATTAAATACTCGAAAGTAAGGCTGGGCATCACAACCTGTGCCTGCAGACCATTGCCAGCCGCCATTATTCGCAGCGAAATCTCCATCAATTAAGTGTTCTCTAAAATATTGTTCTCCCCAACGCCAATCAATCAATAGATGTTTAGCTAAAAAACTTGCCACTATCATCCGCAACCTGTTGTGCATCCACCCGGTTGCGTTAAGTTGCTTCATCGCTGCATCAACGATTGGATAGCCTGTCTGCCCTTCACACCAAGCCTTGAACCATACTTGGTTGTTCTGCCAAGGTAGATTGTTGTATTTGTTATTAAAGTTTTCTCCCTTACATAAATTGGGGAAATGAAATATTAAGTGGCGATAAAATTCTCTCCAAATAAGTTCATTTAACCAGGAAAATGAAGGGCTATCGCTGCTGAATAAGATATCGGGAAAACGTTGTTGCAATAACACCAAAAGGTAACGTGGACTTAATGCGCCAATGGCTAAATAGGGCGAAAAACCTGATGTACCTTTTACCGATGGAATATCTCTAAATTTATGATACTCGGCGACTTTGTCTGAAAGAAACTCTGGAATAACGGAATACTCTAGCTGTTCTACTAGCGGCCAAGCCGCTGAACTTGTTGTGCCATATTGTGTAGCCAAGGCACTGATAATGTCATTATTATTAGCAAGTGTTTTATTCGCCGGCTTTGATTGGTCTGTCACATATCGATTGATATAGTTAAATCCTTGGCGATTAACTTGTTTTAGCCACGCTTTTTTGAACGGAGTGAACACTTTATACATCTCTTCATTCAAATTTAAAACTTTGCCAAAGGGAACAATAACATCGGAGTTATAAAGCGATAGATTGCAACCAAGTTCGATTAATTGCTGGTCACGTTGGCGCTCATTTAGTTCAACTTCATAATTGGCAAATATTCTAGTATTTGTTTTTATGCTGGTGTTAGCGCTAGTGTCAGCATTGATAAAGTGCTTTTTAATAAATTCTTGTTGTCCATCAAAGTCTTGTACATCAATAATGTTTAATTGTACACCAAGGTCATTAAGTTGTTTCTCCAACAAAGTAAGGTGGCGCAGAATAAAGTCAATTTGAATAGGTGCTTGGTGATGTTCTAACCATTGTTTTGGTGTGGCTAAATATATAGCTTCGCTAACACCATGATTCAGCGCTTGCTCAAGGGCTTCATTATCGTGAACTCGTAAATCATTTCGAAACCAAAGAATCATATAGATGCCTTTATTATATTGATACAGTACTTCAAAGGTAATGGCGATAATTTGTACGTTAGCGATACAACAAAAATTAGACTAAAAAAAGTCAGGCTACAACAGCCTGACCAAAATGGAAGTAAACAGTTAAATTGACTACATCTTTATTTTCATCAAATCTATTGTAAGTTTTTTCTCTAATAACCGTAACGAAGTTTTAATTCTTCAGGATAAGGATTCAAGTAACTCTGCCTGTTTAAATACTTGTTTGGAAATGTCATTAGATAATGCTTAATCAATGTTAATGGCACAACAAGAGGAACTAGTCCTGTACGGTAAGCCGAAATTTGTTCTACTAACTCTTGTCTTTGCATCGGATTTAGCTGGCGAGAGAAATAGCCTTGTAAATGTTGCAATGTATTGGCATGTTTCTTACGAGTAGCTTTAACCTTTAACGCCGTCATTAAACCAGTGATATATTGCTCTGCCATGTCATTTACATCTAAGTTTGCTTGCGCGAGCAATCTACCTAAAGATTTATAAGCAACTAAGTCATGACTCATTACAGTATATTTATATTGACTGTGAAAAGTCATTAGCTTGTGTTTAGTGATGCCTGAAGCAACAAGTTGTTGCCAATTCCTGTAAGCAAAAACCCGTGCAACAAAGTTTTCGCGAATAACTTGATCGTTCAACCGACCATTTTCTTCACACGGTAATATTGGATTCGCTTTCATTATTTGCTCCGCAAATACGCCAATACCGTCAGAGGTAGAGCCTTTACCGTCTTCACTGTAAACCTTGACTCGTTCCATGCCGCAACTAGGGCTTTTTGCACAAAAAATATAACCGCTAAATTTTTCAGCTATTTTTGCCACACGTTTACCATATTCAGCCAACGCTTCGGTGACCTCGCCACTGCCGTCAGGACGTGATACTAAAATCATATCCTGCTTTTTGATTTGGCGAATAGTCGGTCTTGGAACAGGTAAGCCAATAGCTACTTCAGGACAAAAAGAACGGTATTGCACATGCTCTCCTAACTCTTTTACACAAAAATGTGATGTTTTTGAGCTTGCATCATAACGAACATTTTGACCAACCAAACAAGCGCTGATTCCAATTGTGATAGGCGTAGCCATACTAACCTCGAATTCTATATTGTTTAATAGTTTTACGAGATAAAGCTCGGTAAGGATCACTTATTTATAAATATTTTCGAAGTTTTTAAGGGGCATAGAAAAGGTCTATTAACATGCGTTAATAGACCTAAGGTCCTCGAAGGGCTTGAAGTTAGTATATAAAACTTGCAATAGGGTTAAGTAATTTGTTAATCCCTTTAGTAAAGTGTAAAGCGTCACTGGCTACAGTAAAACACAAACAGCCATCTTTAGTCATTGGATTGTGCGTGTGTTCACCATCTAGCATAATGAAATCTCCTGGCACATAATCACCTAACTCATCATTAAAATGACCTTCTAGCAATAAAGTTACTTCATAGCCTTTGTGTGTATGTTCTGGTACTGAACCACCAGGTGCAATTTCCAACAATGATGAGTGAATTTCACCTTCTCCAAGATCCATTCGGGCTCGAGTTAATTGACCAAAGCTGGTCGGGTTTGACATCGGCATATTCATAATTGCTCTAGGTAAACGATATTCCTTACCTTTGATGTTAATGGTTTTAGCAATGTTTGGTTCACTAACATCTATGTCGTCATTGCTCGTTATTGATGCGATCAACTCGTCAATATTAATACTTGCTGCATCAAAATCTTTTTCGTTTAATTGCTCTTCTCCCGCTTCAAATAGCTGTTCTGCATTTCGTTCATTTAACTGCGCTGATTTTTGCTTACATGTTGGACAAAAGTCATTGTGCATAGCCACTGCTGCAGACAAAGAAGCTGGTAGATCACCTACTGAAAAAGCCGTAAGTAACTCAATACTTGGGTGATGTTTAATCATGCTGCTCTCCTAACTTCGACTGCATTTGTTCTTTCAATTTCGATAAGGCTAATCTTAACCTTGATTTTACGGTGCCCAGGGGCAAGCCAAGATGTTCGGCTAACTGCTCCTGAGACATTTCTAAAAAGTAGAATCCTTTGACAACCTGACGTTGATTTTCTGGTAATTTGTCAAGATACTTTTCAATGTGTTTATTTTCAAAGTGGTCTTCAAATTGATGCTCCTCGACATCTGCACTTTCTACCATCGGCCAAATATCGTCACTGTAATTATCTTCTTTGGTCGACTGAATTTTTCTCATCAAGTCAAAACTGGCATTGCGCATTACAGTATAAACCCAGGTAGTCGGCGCGCCTTTTTCTGCATTAAACAGATGAGCTTTACGCCACACATTGGTCATTGTTTCTTGAACAATTTCACTGGCCAATGAAGGGTTGTTGTATTTCTTGCTAGCAATATTTTGAATCCGCCCGGCAAAAAACTTAAACAAACAGGTGAATGCTTGCTTATCTCGGTTTTCAGCAACGGACTTTAACCAGTTTGCTAATTGTTGATGGTCAACATCGTTATTTGTATTCATAACCCTAGTATTAATAGGTTTTTCGCTTGAATGCAATGTTGGCGACTGACTTTGCAACATTTATATCCCCAGGTTTGACTTTATTAATTTGTGATACGAACAACTTTTAACTTTGGATCACTTATTTTGAAAAAATATTAAATTTATTTTATCGGCAATTCAATTTCACTTTGTTTTTCCAAAATAACCATATTTAAAAAATCTAAAGCTTGTACTGCTGAACTCTCAGCAATAAAACATTCCTTAGCCGTATTATTTATCGGTAACAACTCAAGCCAACGCGCGCATACCCAATTAGGGTCATCAATAAAGTTATCTTTATACAGGCTAGATAAATCTTCATTTTTTCTAAAAAACATTTGTAACTGAGAAGTCAATTCTGCTGTTTTTTCATTACGGCCTAATGGTTGCCAATGTGGATGGGAACTTACCTCAGCGACAATTAAGCCATCTTCTTGCACACTGCGACTGTTTATGGATAGCAGCTGGTGACAGCGTACATCGACTATCAATATGCCATCGTCACCTAACTCAAAATCAATGAGTTCGACCCAGCTAGCCCAATGTTGCTTCTTGGTGCTTTGATTAATTGAAATAGCAAAACCTTTTGTTTGCTGACAATTTTTTATCATATTGATGTAACGTTGCTCGAATATTCTAAGCCTTGTTACACCACCAGGTAAAAGAAAGATCGGTAATGGAAAAATTGGGATCTGCATAATACTTCTTAGTCAGTTGTTTGTATCTAATACGAAATAACTGTTGTTATTGATCACTTTGTTAGTCGCGAATAGACGAAATTAATAAAAAAGCCTCTAGCAATCGCTAGAGGCTAACACCTTCGAGTATGGCATCGAAGAATGCAAAGGAAGCTCGATAGTTAGTTCAGAATCACTGTATCGATCACATGAACGACACCATTGGTTGCGTATATATCTTTAATAACCACATTCGCGCCGCCGATGGTAAGCAATCGAGTATCCGAATCTATAGCAACAGATACTTTCTTATTATTTACTGTCGTTACATCTTCACCGTTAGCAGCATAAGCAGATACTGAGTCAATTTCTGCATCAGCAACAACGTGAGTTAATAACACGCTTGTTAGAGCATCAGTATCTTCAAGTAAGTCTGCTAGCGCTTGCGGATCAATGGCAGCAAATGCAGCGTTGGTTGGCGCAAATACCGTAAACATTGCATCATCATTATCTAACGTCTCGACTAAATTAGCAGCGGCAAGAGCTGTTACGAGAGTTGATAGTTCATCTGTTGCAACTGCGATGTCAGCAATGCTGTCAGTTGGCATACCTTTCATTTTTGGCGGCATAATTACGGTATCGACAACATGTATAACACCATTATCTGCACCAACGTCGGCTGCGGTTACCATTGCGTTGTTTACGTACAAAGATGGATCCATATATGACAGCGCTACCTTATCACCGTTTGCCGTCATTACAGTATTTGATATAGATTGAGCGGTAGTGATTGCATCGCTAGCCATTACTTCGTTAGCAAGAACATGATATAAAAGAATATCTGTTAATGCAGGGATATCAGCTAGAAGCTCATCAACTTTACCTTCAGGTAGTTTTGCAAAAGCAGCATCTGTAGGTGCAAATACGGTGTAATCTGTATCTAAGTCGTCAAGCACCATATCTAGGCCAGTTGCTTTAAGCGCTGCAACCAAAGTAGTGAAGTTACCATTGGCAACGGCAACATCTACCAGGCTCATTCGTGGTTCAGGAATATCTAAGTCACCAACGATAACAGTGTCGATTACATGAATTACACCGTTAGTTGTATAAATATCTTTCTTTACTACATTAGCACCACCAATCATTAACATACCGGTATCAGCATCGATCATCACGTCAATTTTCGCTTCCGAAACGGTGGGTAACATTTTTCCATTTTCAGCGTATGCTGAAACTGAGTCAATCTCGGCACCCGCGACAACATGTTGTAGTAACAAGGCTGAAAGCGCGTCTGTGTCACCTAAGATTTGGTCTAATACATCTGCATCGATTTTTGCGAATGCATCATTAGTTGGAGCAAACACAGTAAAAGTTGCTTCTTCATTAGCCAAGGTGTCAACTAAGTTGGCAGCAGTTAATGCAGCAACTAAGGTTGAGAAGTTTTCGTCTGCTAAAGCCACTTCAACAATGCTCATATCAGGCATGTCTTTCATCTCAGGAGGTAAAATTACATTATCAATGACGTGAATAACACCATTGTCAGCCATTACGTCTGCCGCAGAAATTTTAGCACCATTAACGAACAGCATTGAATCAGCGAAAGAAAGGGCTACTTTATC is from Thalassotalea crassostreae and encodes:
- a CDS encoding nuclear transport factor 2 family protein; the protein is MATVKLKQSVPNSAHEEPMLKATNTGIRELTQPAWLVNFCDIYQQLNTKNLLMIKDIYSVDIEFSDPMHTIKGLDHLLQYFDQLYTNLQSCSFVIDNAIHNENSAAIYWTMEFVHPQLNRGRVVIVEGSSLLKAKDGKVCFHRDYLDVGAMLYEHVPVVGRIIKAIKSRAVT
- the phrB gene encoding deoxyribodipyrimidine photo-lyase; the encoded protein is MILWFRNDLRVHDNEALEQALNHGVSEAIYLATPKQWLEHHQAPIQIDFILRHLTLLEKQLNDLGVQLNIIDVQDFDGQQEFIKKHFINADTSANTSIKTNTRIFANYEVELNERQRDQQLIELGCNLSLYNSDVIVPFGKVLNLNEEMYKVFTPFKKAWLKQVNRQGFNYINRYVTDQSKPANKTLANNNDIISALATQYGTTSSAAWPLVEQLEYSVIPEFLSDKVAEYHKFRDIPSVKGTSGFSPYLAIGALSPRYLLVLLQQRFPDILFSSDSPSFSWLNELIWREFYRHLIFHFPNLCKGENFNNKYNNLPWQNNQVWFKAWCEGQTGYPIVDAAMKQLNATGWMHNRLRMIVASFLAKHLLIDWRWGEQYFREHLIDGDFAANNGGWQWSAGTGCDAQPYFRVFNPITQSTRFDPNGDFIRKYIPELEEIPDKEIHFPHKYIKQNNLNCYWSPLVEHKTARLDALSFYKSNI
- a CDS encoding YbgA family protein, with amino-acid sequence MATPITIGISACLVGQNVRYDASSKTSHFCVKELGEHVQYRSFCPEVAIGLPVPRPTIRQIKKQDMILVSRPDGSGEVTEALAEYGKRVAKIAEKFSGYIFCAKSPSCGMERVKVYSEDGKGSTSDGIGVFAEQIMKANPILPCEENGRLNDQVIRENFVARVFAYRNWQQLVASGITKHKLMTFHSQYKYTVMSHDLVAYKSLGRLLAQANLDVNDMAEQYITGLMTALKVKATRKKHANTLQHLQGYFSRQLNPMQRQELVEQISAYRTGLVPLVVPLTLIKHYLMTFPNKYLNRQSYLNPYPEELKLRYGY
- a CDS encoding ChrR family anti-sigma-E factor — protein: MIKHHPSIELLTAFSVGDLPASLSAAVAMHNDFCPTCKQKSAQLNERNAEQLFEAGEEQLNEKDFDAASINIDELIASITSNDDIDVSEPNIAKTINIKGKEYRLPRAIMNMPMSNPTSFGQLTRARMDLGEGEIHSSLLEIAPGGSVPEHTHKGYEVTLLLEGHFNDELGDYVPGDFIMLDGEHTHNPMTKDGCLCFTVASDALHFTKGINKLLNPIASFIY
- a CDS encoding sigma-70 family RNA polymerase sigma factor, coding for MLQSQSPTLHSSEKPINTRVMNTNNDVDHQQLANWLKSVAENRDKQAFTCLFKFFAGRIQNIASKKYNNPSLASEIVQETMTNVWRKAHLFNAEKGAPTTWVYTVMRNASFDLMRKIQSTKEDNYSDDIWPMVESADVEEHQFEDHFENKHIEKYLDKLPENQRQVVKGFYFLEMSQEQLAEHLGLPLGTVKSRLRLALSKLKEQMQSKLGEQHD
- a CDS encoding LON peptidase substrate-binding domain-containing protein; protein product: MQIPIFPLPIFLLPGGVTRLRIFEQRYINMIKNCQQTKGFAISINQSTKKQHWASWVELIDFELGDDGILIVDVRCHQLLSINSRSVQEDGLIVAEVSSHPHWQPLGRNEKTAELTSQLQMFFRKNEDLSSLYKDNFIDDPNWVCARWLELLPINNTAKECFIAESSAVQALDFLNMVILEKQSEIELPIK
- a CDS encoding fasciclin domain-containing protein, whose protein sequence is MKGINKIILPLMMASVITACGSDSDNDISDDVVQGAAMDTTIVDAAVDNGNFTTLVAALEATGLDAVLDDPDSTYTVFAPTDAAFALLGDEAINNLLDDPDKLSDILLYHVIPGEVPASAAISSAGSTVQTANEDFIGLSLDGDSLLVNTVTVTATDIMTDNGIIHVIDAVLIPPEDMVEPTANIVDTAVAAGSFTTLVAALQATGLDAVLSDESATYTVFAPTDDAFALIGDETIDTLLANTDVLSDILLQHVVSGAAVNSITAYSLNGTMVDTASPAKVNLKINSVTDMLMFGGANIVMKDIYTTNGVIHVIDAVVIGDVDVPAPAMSLVDVAVDNGNFTVLATALQATGLDQVLADLDTDYTVFAPTDAAFAKLPEGEVERLLNDAEALSNILLYHVLSGEVMSDGAISVAQSMDNQVTMANGDKVALSFADSMLFVNGAKISAADVMADNGVIHVIDNVILPPEMKDMPDMSIVEVALADENFSTLVAALTAANLVDTLANEEATFTVFAPTNDAFAKIDADVLDQILGDTDALSALLLQHVVAGAEIDSVSAYAENGKMLPTVSEAKIDVMIDADTGMLMIGGANVVKKDIYTTNGVIHVIDTVIVGDLDIPEPRMSLVDVAVANGNFTTLVAALKATGLDMVLDDLDTDYTVFAPTDAAFAKLPEGKVDELLADIPALTDILLYHVLANEVMASDAITTAQSISNTVMTANGDKVALSYMDPSLYVNNAMVTAADVGADNGVIHVVDTVIMPPKMKGMPTDSIADIAVATDELSTLVTALAAANLVETLDNDDAMFTVFAPTNAAFAAIDPQALADLLEDTDALTSVLLTHVVADAEIDSVSAYAANGEDVTTVNNKKVSVAIDSDTRLLTIGGANVVIKDIYATNGVVHVIDTVILN